The Primulina tabacum isolate GXHZ01 chromosome 16, ASM2559414v2, whole genome shotgun sequence genome window below encodes:
- the LOC142528569 gene encoding LOW QUALITY PROTEIN: rho-N domain-containing protein 1, chloroplastic (The sequence of the model RefSeq protein was modified relative to this genomic sequence to represent the inferred CDS: inserted 3 bases in 2 codons; deleted 2 bases in 1 codon), translating into MRATAPDSRCLRCSCVTGKTSSNSSHGGIKLVSDVKLLSLRHASRRTAFLCNASPSNYRMNSDYSRQNXGYSHNVKRHGAEKDGFEYLEESETYSSXNGSLLSASGSQKFQATSAPGPREKEILELFRKVQAKLLERTSMEEEKKVEDPDQGKGKENGTVDSLLKLIRKHSVQRGKKNIDSASNRGFILDEPEPIGPSMLERNSNNLESSSRVKRREIQEGPRFTSQQQKSNFPRRSPYPTVKFRACLCWGKPINRRIHHVKSLRI; encoded by the exons ATGCGTGCCACTGCACCTGATAGCAGATGTCTTCGTTGCTCATGTGTTACCGGAAAAACATCGTCTAACTCTTCTCACGGTGGCATCAAGCTCGTTTCTGATGTGAAACTTCTATCTTTGAGACATGCTTCTAGGCGAACGGCTTTTCTGTGTAATGCAAGTCCGAGCAACTATAGGATGAACTCGGATTACTCGAGGCAAAA AGGCTACTCCCACAACGTAAAGAGGCACGGTGCAGAAAAGGATGGTTTTGAATATCTTGAAGAATCAGAAACATACTCTT AAAATGGATCCTTGCTTTCCGCATCGGGAAGTCAAAAATTTCAGGCAACTTCAGCTCCTGGTCCTAGAGAAAAGGAAATTCTTGAACTATTCCGAAAGGTGCAGGCTAAGCTTCTTGAAAGAACATCAATGGAGGAAGAAAAGAAAGTGGAGGATCCTGATCAGGGAAAAGGCAAAGAAAATGGAACTGTTGATTCTCTTCTCAAGCTTATAAGGAAACACTCAGTTCAGCGAGGGAAGAAGAACATTGACAGTGCCAGTAACAGGGGATTCATTCTGGACGAGCCTGAACCAATTGGGCCATCGATGCTAGAGAGGAACTCGAATAATTTGGAGTCTAGCAGCAGAGTGAAGAGGCGTGAAATACAAGAAGGCCCAAGGTTCACATCTCAGCAG CAAAAATCAAACTTCCCAAGACGATCTCCCTACCCGACAGTCAAATTCCGAGCCTGTTTATGttggggaaaacccataaaccgtAGAATCCATCACGttaaatcattaagaatttga
- the LOC142528247 gene encoding LOB domain-containing protein 16-like: MATGTGSPCGACKFLRRKCVSECIFAPYFCSEQGPARFAAVHKVVGASNVAKLLLHVPVPDRCEAVVTIAYEAQARIRDPVYGCVSHIFALQQQAAYLQSQLIRVKAQLRQNLMESSRNNIENQWPSSMISGGLNVGSLHVHESHPTYMNYSVWPQSSLNSSIEHSQNNAININVIQEIQSCRDIETIYYVQQEETFTD, encoded by the exons ATGGCAACCGGGACCGGCTCTCCTTGCGGAGCATGCAAGTTCCTCCGCCGCAAGTGCGTGTCAGAGTGCATCTTTGCACCGTATTTTTGCTCGGAGCAAGGCCCTGCAAGGTTCGCAGCCGTTCACAAAGTAGTCGGAGCAAGCAACGTGGCCAAACTTCTGCTGCATGTGCCTGTACCTGATCGGTGCGAGGCGGTTGTCACCATTGCCTACGAAGCTCAAGCCCGAATTCGAGATCCCGTCTATGGTTGCGTCTCCCATATTTTCGCCTTACAACAGCAG GCGGCGTATCTGCAATCCCAACTTATACGGGTTAAAGCTCAGCTGAGACAGAACCTGATGGAGTCATCAAGAAATAATATTGAAAATCAATGGCCAAGCAGCATGATTTCGGGAGGATTAAACGTGGGATCATTACATGTTCATGAATCTCATCCAACTTACATGAATTATTCGGTTTGGCCACAGAGTTCTCTCAATTCTTCGATCGAGCATAGTCAGAATAATGCAATCAATATTAATGTGATTCAAGAAATCCAAAGCTGCAGAGATATTGAAACAATTTACTACGTACAGCAAGAAGAGACCTTCACAGACTGA
- the LOC142528999 gene encoding TOM1-like protein 2, whose product MEKLDLSKLKLASSSLGERLKTSGAQMGRTISSKMKEILQTPTPESKIVDEATAESMEEPNWGLNLRICAMISRDEYDGAEIVRAVKKKLVPGKNPASQILSLDLLETCTSNCEKVFSEVASEKVLEDMVKLIEDHRTEHGCRVRAMQLIRAWGESEDLMYLPVFHQTYMYLKSRVIPPTAHGESLPSNQLTLESYLDPQPLIPHERYPVSPTALENEEDATFMHYGFQTIEENKEFLVVTRNSLDILSSILNSETGPKPIKDELTVSMLEKCKQSLPVVQRIIETTSDDEVMLFDALNLLEELQLVISRYNEMTAAFESGHQLNQGEEEPARDYISNETTVPIQRESDGKSETPVNISTNSAKSGKPSCPEESVDKMG is encoded by the exons ATGGAGAAACTCGACTTATCGAAACTGAAGTTAGCATCTTCCTCCCTAGGAGAGCGGTTGAAGACGAGCGGCGCCCAGATGGGTCGCACAATCAGCTCAAAAATGAAGGAAATCCTCCAGACCCCAACCCCGGAATCCAAGATCGTCGACGAGGCCACCGCTGAATCCATGGAGGAGCCCAACTGGGGCCTAAACCTCCGTATCTGCGCCATGATCTCCCGTGATGAGTACGACGGCGCGGAGATCGTCAGGGCTGTAAAGAAGAAGCTGGTACCGGGAAAGAATCCGGCGAGCCAGATACTGAGCCTTGATTTACTGGAGACATGTACTTCCAATTGCGAGAAGGTGTTCTCCGAGGTGGCGTCGGAGAAGGTGTTGGAGGATATGGTGAAGTTGATCGAGGACCATAGGACGGAGCATGGGTGCAGGGTGAGGGCGATGCAGCTGATACGGGCTTGGGGAGAGTCCGAGGATCTCATGTACTTGCCTGTTTTTCATCAGACTTACATG TATTTGAAGTCGAGGGTGATTCCTCCAACTGCACATGGAGAAAGTTTACCTTCTAATCAACTCACCCTGGAATCTTATCTTGATCCGCAGCCACTAATACCTCATGAAAGATACCCTGTTTCCCCCACTGCCTTAGAAAATGAAGAAGATGCCACTTTCATGCATTATGGCTTCCAGACCATCGAAGAGAATAAAGAGTTTCTTGTTGTGACTCGAAATAGTCTTGATATTCTGTCCAGCATATTGAATTCTGAAACTGGACCAAAGCCAATCAAG GATGAGCTAACAGTGAGCATGCTAGAGAAGTGCAAGCAATCTCTACCTGTTGTACAGAGAATAATTGAAACCACATCTGATGATGAGGTCATGCTTTTCGATGCTCTTAATCTCCTCGAGGAACTTCAACTGGTCATATCCAGATACAATGAAATGACAGCTGCCTTCGAATCAGGACATCAACTGAATCAAGGGGAAGAAGAACCAGCTCGTGACTACATCTCAAATGAAACTACTGTACCAATTCAAAGAGAAAGTGACGGCAAAAGTGAAACTCCGGTTAATATATCGACAAATAGCGCGAAATCAGGAAAACCAAGTTGCCCAGAAGAGAGTGTTGATAAGATGGGATAA